The following are encoded together in the Syngnathus typhle isolate RoL2023-S1 ecotype Sweden linkage group LG5, RoL_Styp_1.0, whole genome shotgun sequence genome:
- the LOC133154080 gene encoding transducin-like enhancer protein 4 isoform X3, which yields MIRDLSKMYPPARHPVPHQPGQPFKFTVSESCDRIKEEFQFLQAQYHSLKMECEKLASEKTEMQRHYVMYYEMSYGLNIEMHKQAEIVKRLNAICAQVVPFLSQEHQQQVVQAVERAKQVTMAELNAIIGQQLQAQHLSHGHAIPVPLTPHPAGLHPPLPHGAGSAGLLALSSALGHQLPLKDERKHQDGAEEHPRERDSVKSSSVSPSASFRTGEKHRGSGDYSADSKKQKTDDKELSSTRYESDGEKSDDNLVVDVSNEDPASPRGSPAHSPRENGLDKSRPLKKDAPLSPSSVASSSSTPSSKSKEMNLNEKSTTPVSKSSTPTSRCDAPTPSATTASLRAAQPSKPAGVEALPPGLRTPLPLPCSYPGPFGMLPHLGMNGELGGAGAPYTGLHSMSSVAAAAAVAAYGRSQVVGFDPHHHVRVPGLPPNLSGLPGGKAAYSFHVSADGQMQPVPFPPDALMGPAIPRHARQINTLNHGEVVCAVTISNPTRHVYTGGKGCVKVWDISHPGNKTSVSQLDCLNRDNYIRSCRLLPDGRTLIVGGEASTLSIWDLAAPTPRIKAELTSSAPACYALAISPDSKVCFSCCSDGNIAVWDLHNQTLVRQFQGHTDGASCIDISNDGTKLWTGGLDNTVRSWDLREGRQLQQHDFTSQIFSLGYCPTGEWLAVGMENSNVEVLHVSKPDKYQLHLHESCVLSLRFAHCGKWFVSTGKDNLLNAWRTPYGASIFQSKESSSVLSCDISVDDKYIVTGSGDKKATVYEVIY from the exons ATGATTCGAGACTTGAGCAAGATGTACCCTCCGGCGCGGCATCCG GTCCCGCACCAGCCCGGGCAGCCGTTCAAGTTCACCGTGTCCGAATCCTGCGACCGGATCAAGGAGGAGTTCCAGTTCCTCCAGGCCCAGTATCACAG CCTGAAAATGGAGTGTGAGAAACTGGCAAGTGAGAAAACGGAGATGCAGAGACACTACGTCATG tactacGAAATGTCCTATGGACTCAACATCGAGATGCACAAACAG GCGGAGATTGTCAAACGGCTGAATGCAATCTGCGCCCAAGTTGTGCCCTTCCTTTCTCAAGAG CATCAGCAGCAGGTGGTTCAAGCGGTGGAGAGGGCCAAGCAGGTCACCATGGCTGAACTCAACGCCATCATTGGA CAGCAACTCCAGGCGCAGCACCTCTCGCACGGCCACGCCATCCCCGTCCCGCTCACGCCGCACCCGGCGGGCCTTCACCCACCGCTGCCCCACGGCGCCGGGAGCGCCGGCCTGTTGGCGCTCTCCTCGGCGCTCGGCCATCAGCTGCCCCTCAAAGACGAGAGGAAACACCAGGATGGCGCCGAGGAACACCCGAGAG AGAGAGATTCTGTCAAG AGCTCATCTGTGTCTCCGTCCGCCAGTTTTCGGACTGGAGAGAAGCACCGAGGTTCCGGCGATTACTCCGCCGACAGCAAGAAGCAGAAGACGGACGATAAAGAGTTGAGCTCGACACGCTAT GAGAGCGACGGCGAGAAGAGCGACGACAACCTGGTGGTGGACGTGTCCAATGAG GATCCGGCTTCTCCCAGAGGAAGCCCCGCCCACTCTCCTCGGGAGAACGGATTGGACAAGAGTCGCCCGCTGAAGAAAGATGCCCCCCTGAGTCCCTCTTCTGTGGCCTCCTCCAGCAGCACCCCTTCGTCCAAATCCAAAGAGATGAATTTG AATGAAAAATCCACAACACCCGTTTCCAAGTCCAGCACACCCACATCCCGCTGCGACGCGCCCACTCCCAGCGCCACCACCGCCAGCCTGAGGGCAGCTCAGCCCAGTAAGCCGGCAGGAGTCGAGGCGCTCC CACCTGGCCTGCGCACACCGCTGCCGCTGCCGTGCTCGTACCCCGGCCCCTTTGGAATGCTCCCTCACCTGGGGATGAACGGCGAGCTGGGCGGAGCGGGTGCCCCCTACACCGGCCTGCATAGCATGAGCAGTGTGGCCGCCGCGGCCGCCGTGGCCGCTTACGGACGCTCGCAAGTG GTGGGATTTGACCCTCACCATCACGTACGTGTCCCCGGCCTTCCTCCGAATCTTTCAGGCCTTCCTGGCGGAAAAGC AGCCTACTCGTTTCACGTGAGCGCCGACGGGCAAATGCAACCGGTCCCGTTCCCCCCGGACGCTCTGATGGGCCCGGCCATCCCGCGTCACGCGCGGCAGATCAACACACTCAACCACGGGGAGGTGGTGTGCGCCGTCACCATCAGCAACCCAACCCGCCACGTTTACACCGGCGGCAAGGGCTGCGTCAAGGTGTGGGACATCAGTCACCCCGGCAACAAGACCTCCGTGTCGCAGCTGGACTGCCTC AACAGAGACAACTACATCCGCTCCTGTCGACTGCTCCCCGACGGACGCACGCTCATTGTGGGAGGTGAGGCGAGCACTTTGTCAATATGGGACTTGGCCGCACCCACTCCGCGCATCAAGGCGGAATTAACGTCGTCGGCCCCCGCCTGCTACGCCCTGGCTATCAGCCCCGACTCCAAAGTCTGCTTTTCGTGCTGCTCCGACGGAAACATCGCCGTCTGGGACCTTCACAACCAGACTCTGGTTCG ACAGTTCCAGGGCCACACCGACGGAGCGAGCTGCATCGATATCTCCAACGACGGCACCAAGCTTTGGACGGGAGGCCTGGATAACACCGTCCGCTCCTGGGATCTCCGAGAAGGCCGCCAGCTGCAGCAGCACGACTTCACCTCGCAG ATCTTCTCACTGGGATACTGTCCAACCGGCGAGTGGCTGGCGGTGGGAATGGAGAACAGCAACGTGGAGGTCCTTCACGTCTCCAAGCCTGACAAGTATCAGCTCCACCTCCACGAAAGCTGCGTGCTCTCGCTCCGATTCGCGCACTGCG GAAAGTGGTTCGTCAGCACGGGAAAGGACAATTTGCTCAACGCCTGGAGGACCCCGTACGGTGCCAGCATATTTCAG TCCAAGGAGTCGTCTTCGGTGCTGAGCTGCGACATCTCCGTCGATGACAAGTACATTGTGACCGGCTCCGGAGACAAGAAGGCCACTGTCTATGAGGTCATATACTAG
- the LOC133154080 gene encoding transducin-like enhancer protein 4 isoform X2, which translates to MIRDLSKMYPPARHPVPHQPGQPFKFTVSESCDRIKEEFQFLQAQYHSLKMECEKLASEKTEMQRHYVMYYEMSYGLNIEMHKQAEIVKRLNAICAQVVPFLSQEHQQQVVQAVERAKQVTMAELNAIIGQQQLQAQHLSHGHAIPVPLTPHPAGLHPPLPHGAGSAGLLALSSALGHQLPLKDERKHQDGAEEHPRERDSVKSSSVSPSASFRTGEKHRGSGDYSADSKKQKTDDKELSSTRYESDGEKSDDNLVVDVSNEDPASPRGSPAHSPRENGLDKSRPLKKDAPLSPSSVASSSSTPSSKSKEMNLNEKSTTPVSKSSTPTSRCDAPTPSATTASLRAAQPSKPAGVEALPPGLRTPLPLPCSYPGPFGMLPHLGMNGELGGAGAPYTGLHSMSSVAAAAAVAAYGRSQVVGFDPHHHVRVPGLPPNLSGLPGGKAAYSFHVSADGQMQPVPFPPDALMGPAIPRHARQINTLNHGEVVCAVTISNPTRHVYTGGKGCVKVWDISHPGNKTSVSQLDCLNRDNYIRSCRLLPDGRTLIVGGEASTLSIWDLAAPTPRIKAELTSSAPACYALAISPDSKVCFSCCSDGNIAVWDLHNQTLVRQFQGHTDGASCIDISNDGTKLWTGGLDNTVRSWDLREGRQLQQHDFTSQIFSLGYCPTGEWLAVGMENSNVEVLHVSKPDKYQLHLHESCVLSLRFAHCGKWFVSTGKDNLLNAWRTPYGASIFQSKESSSVLSCDISVDDKYIVTGSGDKKATVYEVIY; encoded by the exons ATGATTCGAGACTTGAGCAAGATGTACCCTCCGGCGCGGCATCCG GTCCCGCACCAGCCCGGGCAGCCGTTCAAGTTCACCGTGTCCGAATCCTGCGACCGGATCAAGGAGGAGTTCCAGTTCCTCCAGGCCCAGTATCACAG CCTGAAAATGGAGTGTGAGAAACTGGCAAGTGAGAAAACGGAGATGCAGAGACACTACGTCATG tactacGAAATGTCCTATGGACTCAACATCGAGATGCACAAACAG GCGGAGATTGTCAAACGGCTGAATGCAATCTGCGCCCAAGTTGTGCCCTTCCTTTCTCAAGAG CATCAGCAGCAGGTGGTTCAAGCGGTGGAGAGGGCCAAGCAGGTCACCATGGCTGAACTCAACGCCATCATTGGA CAGCAGCAACTCCAGGCGCAGCACCTCTCGCACGGCCACGCCATCCCCGTCCCGCTCACGCCGCACCCGGCGGGCCTTCACCCACCGCTGCCCCACGGCGCCGGGAGCGCCGGCCTGTTGGCGCTCTCCTCGGCGCTCGGCCATCAGCTGCCCCTCAAAGACGAGAGGAAACACCAGGATGGCGCCGAGGAACACCCGAGAG AGAGAGATTCTGTCAAG AGCTCATCTGTGTCTCCGTCCGCCAGTTTTCGGACTGGAGAGAAGCACCGAGGTTCCGGCGATTACTCCGCCGACAGCAAGAAGCAGAAGACGGACGATAAAGAGTTGAGCTCGACACGCTAT GAGAGCGACGGCGAGAAGAGCGACGACAACCTGGTGGTGGACGTGTCCAATGAG GATCCGGCTTCTCCCAGAGGAAGCCCCGCCCACTCTCCTCGGGAGAACGGATTGGACAAGAGTCGCCCGCTGAAGAAAGATGCCCCCCTGAGTCCCTCTTCTGTGGCCTCCTCCAGCAGCACCCCTTCGTCCAAATCCAAAGAGATGAATTTG AATGAAAAATCCACAACACCCGTTTCCAAGTCCAGCACACCCACATCCCGCTGCGACGCGCCCACTCCCAGCGCCACCACCGCCAGCCTGAGGGCAGCTCAGCCCAGTAAGCCGGCAGGAGTCGAGGCGCTCC CACCTGGCCTGCGCACACCGCTGCCGCTGCCGTGCTCGTACCCCGGCCCCTTTGGAATGCTCCCTCACCTGGGGATGAACGGCGAGCTGGGCGGAGCGGGTGCCCCCTACACCGGCCTGCATAGCATGAGCAGTGTGGCCGCCGCGGCCGCCGTGGCCGCTTACGGACGCTCGCAAGTG GTGGGATTTGACCCTCACCATCACGTACGTGTCCCCGGCCTTCCTCCGAATCTTTCAGGCCTTCCTGGCGGAAAAGC AGCCTACTCGTTTCACGTGAGCGCCGACGGGCAAATGCAACCGGTCCCGTTCCCCCCGGACGCTCTGATGGGCCCGGCCATCCCGCGTCACGCGCGGCAGATCAACACACTCAACCACGGGGAGGTGGTGTGCGCCGTCACCATCAGCAACCCAACCCGCCACGTTTACACCGGCGGCAAGGGCTGCGTCAAGGTGTGGGACATCAGTCACCCCGGCAACAAGACCTCCGTGTCGCAGCTGGACTGCCTC AACAGAGACAACTACATCCGCTCCTGTCGACTGCTCCCCGACGGACGCACGCTCATTGTGGGAGGTGAGGCGAGCACTTTGTCAATATGGGACTTGGCCGCACCCACTCCGCGCATCAAGGCGGAATTAACGTCGTCGGCCCCCGCCTGCTACGCCCTGGCTATCAGCCCCGACTCCAAAGTCTGCTTTTCGTGCTGCTCCGACGGAAACATCGCCGTCTGGGACCTTCACAACCAGACTCTGGTTCG ACAGTTCCAGGGCCACACCGACGGAGCGAGCTGCATCGATATCTCCAACGACGGCACCAAGCTTTGGACGGGAGGCCTGGATAACACCGTCCGCTCCTGGGATCTCCGAGAAGGCCGCCAGCTGCAGCAGCACGACTTCACCTCGCAG ATCTTCTCACTGGGATACTGTCCAACCGGCGAGTGGCTGGCGGTGGGAATGGAGAACAGCAACGTGGAGGTCCTTCACGTCTCCAAGCCTGACAAGTATCAGCTCCACCTCCACGAAAGCTGCGTGCTCTCGCTCCGATTCGCGCACTGCG GAAAGTGGTTCGTCAGCACGGGAAAGGACAATTTGCTCAACGCCTGGAGGACCCCGTACGGTGCCAGCATATTTCAG TCCAAGGAGTCGTCTTCGGTGCTGAGCTGCGACATCTCCGTCGATGACAAGTACATTGTGACCGGCTCCGGAGACAAGAAGGCCACTGTCTATGAGGTCATATACTAG
- the LOC133154080 gene encoding transducin-like enhancer protein 4 isoform X6: MIRDLSKMYPPARHPVPHQPGQPFKFTVSESCDRIKEEFQFLQAQYHSLKMECEKLASEKTEMQRHYVMYYEMSYGLNIEMHKQAEIVKRLNAICAQVVPFLSQEHQQQVVQAVERAKQVTMAELNAIIGQQQLQAQHLSHGHAIPVPLTPHPAGLHPPLPHGAGSAGLLALSSALGHQLPLKDERKHQDGAEEHPRAERDSVKSSSVSPSASFRTGEKHRGSGDYSADSKKQKTDDKELSSTRYESDGEKSDDNLVVDVSNEDPASPRGSPAHSPRENGLDKSRPLKKDAPLSPSSVASSSSTPSSKSKEMNLNEKSTTPVSKSSTPTSRCDAPTPSATTASLRAAQPTPGLRTPLPLPCSYPGPFGMLPHLGMNGELGGAGAPYTGLHSMSSVAAAAAVAAYGRSQVVGFDPHHHVRVPGLPPNLSGLPGGKAAYSFHVSADGQMQPVPFPPDALMGPAIPRHARQINTLNHGEVVCAVTISNPTRHVYTGGKGCVKVWDISHPGNKTSVSQLDCLNRDNYIRSCRLLPDGRTLIVGGEASTLSIWDLAAPTPRIKAELTSSAPACYALAISPDSKVCFSCCSDGNIAVWDLHNQTLVRQFQGHTDGASCIDISNDGTKLWTGGLDNTVRSWDLREGRQLQQHDFTSQIFSLGYCPTGEWLAVGMENSNVEVLHVSKPDKYQLHLHESCVLSLRFAHCGKWFVSTGKDNLLNAWRTPYGASIFQSKESSSVLSCDISVDDKYIVTGSGDKKATVYEVIY; this comes from the exons ATGATTCGAGACTTGAGCAAGATGTACCCTCCGGCGCGGCATCCG GTCCCGCACCAGCCCGGGCAGCCGTTCAAGTTCACCGTGTCCGAATCCTGCGACCGGATCAAGGAGGAGTTCCAGTTCCTCCAGGCCCAGTATCACAG CCTGAAAATGGAGTGTGAGAAACTGGCAAGTGAGAAAACGGAGATGCAGAGACACTACGTCATG tactacGAAATGTCCTATGGACTCAACATCGAGATGCACAAACAG GCGGAGATTGTCAAACGGCTGAATGCAATCTGCGCCCAAGTTGTGCCCTTCCTTTCTCAAGAG CATCAGCAGCAGGTGGTTCAAGCGGTGGAGAGGGCCAAGCAGGTCACCATGGCTGAACTCAACGCCATCATTGGA CAGCAGCAACTCCAGGCGCAGCACCTCTCGCACGGCCACGCCATCCCCGTCCCGCTCACGCCGCACCCGGCGGGCCTTCACCCACCGCTGCCCCACGGCGCCGGGAGCGCCGGCCTGTTGGCGCTCTCCTCGGCGCTCGGCCATCAGCTGCCCCTCAAAGACGAGAGGAAACACCAGGATGGCGCCGAGGAACACCCGAGAG CAGAGAGAGATTCTGTCAAG AGCTCATCTGTGTCTCCGTCCGCCAGTTTTCGGACTGGAGAGAAGCACCGAGGTTCCGGCGATTACTCCGCCGACAGCAAGAAGCAGAAGACGGACGATAAAGAGTTGAGCTCGACACGCTAT GAGAGCGACGGCGAGAAGAGCGACGACAACCTGGTGGTGGACGTGTCCAATGAG GATCCGGCTTCTCCCAGAGGAAGCCCCGCCCACTCTCCTCGGGAGAACGGATTGGACAAGAGTCGCCCGCTGAAGAAAGATGCCCCCCTGAGTCCCTCTTCTGTGGCCTCCTCCAGCAGCACCCCTTCGTCCAAATCCAAAGAGATGAATTTG AATGAAAAATCCACAACACCCGTTTCCAAGTCCAGCACACCCACATCCCGCTGCGACGCGCCCACTCCCAGCGCCACCACCGCCAGCCTGAGGGCAGCTCAGCCCA CACCTGGCCTGCGCACACCGCTGCCGCTGCCGTGCTCGTACCCCGGCCCCTTTGGAATGCTCCCTCACCTGGGGATGAACGGCGAGCTGGGCGGAGCGGGTGCCCCCTACACCGGCCTGCATAGCATGAGCAGTGTGGCCGCCGCGGCCGCCGTGGCCGCTTACGGACGCTCGCAAGTG GTGGGATTTGACCCTCACCATCACGTACGTGTCCCCGGCCTTCCTCCGAATCTTTCAGGCCTTCCTGGCGGAAAAGC AGCCTACTCGTTTCACGTGAGCGCCGACGGGCAAATGCAACCGGTCCCGTTCCCCCCGGACGCTCTGATGGGCCCGGCCATCCCGCGTCACGCGCGGCAGATCAACACACTCAACCACGGGGAGGTGGTGTGCGCCGTCACCATCAGCAACCCAACCCGCCACGTTTACACCGGCGGCAAGGGCTGCGTCAAGGTGTGGGACATCAGTCACCCCGGCAACAAGACCTCCGTGTCGCAGCTGGACTGCCTC AACAGAGACAACTACATCCGCTCCTGTCGACTGCTCCCCGACGGACGCACGCTCATTGTGGGAGGTGAGGCGAGCACTTTGTCAATATGGGACTTGGCCGCACCCACTCCGCGCATCAAGGCGGAATTAACGTCGTCGGCCCCCGCCTGCTACGCCCTGGCTATCAGCCCCGACTCCAAAGTCTGCTTTTCGTGCTGCTCCGACGGAAACATCGCCGTCTGGGACCTTCACAACCAGACTCTGGTTCG ACAGTTCCAGGGCCACACCGACGGAGCGAGCTGCATCGATATCTCCAACGACGGCACCAAGCTTTGGACGGGAGGCCTGGATAACACCGTCCGCTCCTGGGATCTCCGAGAAGGCCGCCAGCTGCAGCAGCACGACTTCACCTCGCAG ATCTTCTCACTGGGATACTGTCCAACCGGCGAGTGGCTGGCGGTGGGAATGGAGAACAGCAACGTGGAGGTCCTTCACGTCTCCAAGCCTGACAAGTATCAGCTCCACCTCCACGAAAGCTGCGTGCTCTCGCTCCGATTCGCGCACTGCG GAAAGTGGTTCGTCAGCACGGGAAAGGACAATTTGCTCAACGCCTGGAGGACCCCGTACGGTGCCAGCATATTTCAG TCCAAGGAGTCGTCTTCGGTGCTGAGCTGCGACATCTCCGTCGATGACAAGTACATTGTGACCGGCTCCGGAGACAAGAAGGCCACTGTCTATGAGGTCATATACTAG
- the LOC133154080 gene encoding transducin-like enhancer protein 4 isoform X1 — MIRDLSKMYPPARHPVPHQPGQPFKFTVSESCDRIKEEFQFLQAQYHSLKMECEKLASEKTEMQRHYVMYYEMSYGLNIEMHKQAEIVKRLNAICAQVVPFLSQEHQQQVVQAVERAKQVTMAELNAIIGQQQLQAQHLSHGHAIPVPLTPHPAGLHPPLPHGAGSAGLLALSSALGHQLPLKDERKHQDGAEEHPRAERDSVKSSSVSPSASFRTGEKHRGSGDYSADSKKQKTDDKELSSTRYESDGEKSDDNLVVDVSNEDPASPRGSPAHSPRENGLDKSRPLKKDAPLSPSSVASSSSTPSSKSKEMNLKNEKSTTPVSKSSTPTSRCDAPTPSATTASLRAAQPSKPAGVEALPPGLRTPLPLPCSYPGPFGMLPHLGMNGELGGAGAPYTGLHSMSSVAAAAAVAAYGRSQVVGFDPHHHVRVPGLPPNLSGLPGGKAAYSFHVSADGQMQPVPFPPDALMGPAIPRHARQINTLNHGEVVCAVTISNPTRHVYTGGKGCVKVWDISHPGNKTSVSQLDCLNRDNYIRSCRLLPDGRTLIVGGEASTLSIWDLAAPTPRIKAELTSSAPACYALAISPDSKVCFSCCSDGNIAVWDLHNQTLVRQFQGHTDGASCIDISNDGTKLWTGGLDNTVRSWDLREGRQLQQHDFTSQIFSLGYCPTGEWLAVGMENSNVEVLHVSKPDKYQLHLHESCVLSLRFAHCGKWFVSTGKDNLLNAWRTPYGASIFQSKESSSVLSCDISVDDKYIVTGSGDKKATVYEVIY; from the exons ATGATTCGAGACTTGAGCAAGATGTACCCTCCGGCGCGGCATCCG GTCCCGCACCAGCCCGGGCAGCCGTTCAAGTTCACCGTGTCCGAATCCTGCGACCGGATCAAGGAGGAGTTCCAGTTCCTCCAGGCCCAGTATCACAG CCTGAAAATGGAGTGTGAGAAACTGGCAAGTGAGAAAACGGAGATGCAGAGACACTACGTCATG tactacGAAATGTCCTATGGACTCAACATCGAGATGCACAAACAG GCGGAGATTGTCAAACGGCTGAATGCAATCTGCGCCCAAGTTGTGCCCTTCCTTTCTCAAGAG CATCAGCAGCAGGTGGTTCAAGCGGTGGAGAGGGCCAAGCAGGTCACCATGGCTGAACTCAACGCCATCATTGGA CAGCAGCAACTCCAGGCGCAGCACCTCTCGCACGGCCACGCCATCCCCGTCCCGCTCACGCCGCACCCGGCGGGCCTTCACCCACCGCTGCCCCACGGCGCCGGGAGCGCCGGCCTGTTGGCGCTCTCCTCGGCGCTCGGCCATCAGCTGCCCCTCAAAGACGAGAGGAAACACCAGGATGGCGCCGAGGAACACCCGAGAG CAGAGAGAGATTCTGTCAAG AGCTCATCTGTGTCTCCGTCCGCCAGTTTTCGGACTGGAGAGAAGCACCGAGGTTCCGGCGATTACTCCGCCGACAGCAAGAAGCAGAAGACGGACGATAAAGAGTTGAGCTCGACACGCTAT GAGAGCGACGGCGAGAAGAGCGACGACAACCTGGTGGTGGACGTGTCCAATGAG GATCCGGCTTCTCCCAGAGGAAGCCCCGCCCACTCTCCTCGGGAGAACGGATTGGACAAGAGTCGCCCGCTGAAGAAAGATGCCCCCCTGAGTCCCTCTTCTGTGGCCTCCTCCAGCAGCACCCCTTCGTCCAAATCCAAAGAGATGAATTTG AAGAATGAAAAATCCACAACACCCGTTTCCAAGTCCAGCACACCCACATCCCGCTGCGACGCGCCCACTCCCAGCGCCACCACCGCCAGCCTGAGGGCAGCTCAGCCCAGTAAGCCGGCAGGAGTCGAGGCGCTCC CACCTGGCCTGCGCACACCGCTGCCGCTGCCGTGCTCGTACCCCGGCCCCTTTGGAATGCTCCCTCACCTGGGGATGAACGGCGAGCTGGGCGGAGCGGGTGCCCCCTACACCGGCCTGCATAGCATGAGCAGTGTGGCCGCCGCGGCCGCCGTGGCCGCTTACGGACGCTCGCAAGTG GTGGGATTTGACCCTCACCATCACGTACGTGTCCCCGGCCTTCCTCCGAATCTTTCAGGCCTTCCTGGCGGAAAAGC AGCCTACTCGTTTCACGTGAGCGCCGACGGGCAAATGCAACCGGTCCCGTTCCCCCCGGACGCTCTGATGGGCCCGGCCATCCCGCGTCACGCGCGGCAGATCAACACACTCAACCACGGGGAGGTGGTGTGCGCCGTCACCATCAGCAACCCAACCCGCCACGTTTACACCGGCGGCAAGGGCTGCGTCAAGGTGTGGGACATCAGTCACCCCGGCAACAAGACCTCCGTGTCGCAGCTGGACTGCCTC AACAGAGACAACTACATCCGCTCCTGTCGACTGCTCCCCGACGGACGCACGCTCATTGTGGGAGGTGAGGCGAGCACTTTGTCAATATGGGACTTGGCCGCACCCACTCCGCGCATCAAGGCGGAATTAACGTCGTCGGCCCCCGCCTGCTACGCCCTGGCTATCAGCCCCGACTCCAAAGTCTGCTTTTCGTGCTGCTCCGACGGAAACATCGCCGTCTGGGACCTTCACAACCAGACTCTGGTTCG ACAGTTCCAGGGCCACACCGACGGAGCGAGCTGCATCGATATCTCCAACGACGGCACCAAGCTTTGGACGGGAGGCCTGGATAACACCGTCCGCTCCTGGGATCTCCGAGAAGGCCGCCAGCTGCAGCAGCACGACTTCACCTCGCAG ATCTTCTCACTGGGATACTGTCCAACCGGCGAGTGGCTGGCGGTGGGAATGGAGAACAGCAACGTGGAGGTCCTTCACGTCTCCAAGCCTGACAAGTATCAGCTCCACCTCCACGAAAGCTGCGTGCTCTCGCTCCGATTCGCGCACTGCG GAAAGTGGTTCGTCAGCACGGGAAAGGACAATTTGCTCAACGCCTGGAGGACCCCGTACGGTGCCAGCATATTTCAG TCCAAGGAGTCGTCTTCGGTGCTGAGCTGCGACATCTCCGTCGATGACAAGTACATTGTGACCGGCTCCGGAGACAAGAAGGCCACTGTCTATGAGGTCATATACTAG